The DNA window TTTTTTTCAGCTTGGATTCCTTGGGCTCGAAAAACCCGGCGGGGAGCGATTCAGGCATGGTACACATGCCGCGGAAAAGCGCGCCTTCTTCCGAAATGAAAGCGGGGGTGTCGATATTGCCGGTCAGCTTGCTGCCGGCGAGAATGGATATCCGCGTGAAGCCGCGGATATCGCCATTGATCTCGCCCATGTTAAAAAGCGAACCGACATCCACCTTTGCGTTGATCTTCCCGCTAGGGCCGACGATAAGCGTATCCGGCGTTTCAATGGCTCCCTTGAAGTACCCCTCAAACCGGAGAGCCCCCTTGAAGAGGAGCTTCCCCTCCATTCGGACACCATCGCCGCAGTACGAGTTCAGTTCATCATGCATTACCTTCAGGTTTATATTTTGAAAACGGCCGCAAGTCAAGATGTTTTAGCTGTTTAGCATACTGCCCAAATATCCGGACAGTACGCTTTTTGCCACGCTGAACCTGTTTTGGAAGCGGGAATCCGGGCGGTACATGCATTCCCGCGTGTCGTTGCCGTGGCGGGCAAAACCCGATCGGTTGCCGGTACCGATGCCAGGCAAGCGTCCGCTCCACCCAAAATCAAGGCGGAGGGGTTAGCGTTTTTCGGCGCGGCGGGCATCCATGATCCGTTCAACGCTCCGGATGCCATCCAATTTCCGCACCGCCCCCAGTATTCGTTGCAGGTGGTTGAGGTCTTCTATTTCCACCGTGAGATCCAGATCCCCTTCCATCGGGTTGCTGGCGGTCACGGCGGCGGAAGCGATGTTCGCCTCGCACTCGGCGATGGCGGCGGAAACCCGCGCCAATATGCCGGGGCGGTTGAGGCTCTTGATGAGGATGCGAACCGGCCGCATCTGTTTTTTCGCGGCGGTCTCCCAACGGGCCTCCAGCAGCCGTTCGGGATCGGCTTCCAGCGATTTAAGCGAAGGGCAGCTTTTGGCGTGGATCACCAACCCATGCCCGGCGGAAATGTAACCCAATATCGGATCCCCCGGCACCGGGTTGCAGCAGCCGGCGAAGCGGATCAGCATGTCGTGGATGTCGCCCACGCGCACCCCCAGGTTTTCGGTCACGCTGGCGATGTAGTTTTTGCGGCGCTCCTCCACCGCGCGCCACTTTTCGGGGGGAAGCAGCTTGTGCAGCACGGTGTAGGCCGAAAGGGACGAGACCCCCACCCGGTCGAGCATCACCTCGGCGTTTTTGAAGCCGAGCGCCAGCGCGGCGGCCTCCATCGCATCTTTCGTCCAATACGCCGCCGGGTCCAGCCCGTGACGCCGCAATTCGTTCTCCACGATCTCGCTCCCCAGCCGCAACGATTCCACCTTTTGCGCGCCGCGGATATACGCCTTTATCTTCGCGCGGCCGTGGGAGGTAACGGCGATCTTGAGCCAATCGCGCACCGGGTGCTGCTCATTCGAGGTGAGCACCTCCACCACGTCGCCGTTGCGCAGCGGATAGTCGGGCGGAACCGGCTTGCCGTTCACCAGCGCCCCGAGGAAGTGGTTTCCCACATGGGTGTGGATGGCGTAGGCAAAGTCTATCGGGGTGGCCCCGGCGGGGAAGGCTTTCACCTCCTGCTTCGGCGTGAAAACGTAAACCTCGTTCGGGAAGAGATCCATCTTGAGGTTGTCGATGAACTCCTCCGAGTTGTCCACGCTGAGGCCCAGTTCCAGCAGCCGCTTCACCCAGATGAAATTCTCGTCGTCCTTGGCGGGGGGGCGTTTCCCCTCCTTGTAGCGGAAGTGGGCCGCCACGCCGTCTTCGCTGTTGCGGTGCATTTGCATGGTGCGTATCTGGAACTCCACCCGCCGCCCGGTGTGCGTGAGCACCGTGGTGTGGATGCTTTGATACATATTCTCCTTCGGCAACGCAATGTAATCCTTGAACTTGCCGGGGATCGGCTTCCACTTCGAATGGACAAGCCCCAGCACCTTGTAACAGTCGAGCAGGCTGTTGGTGATGATCCGTACGCCGATGAGATCGTATATCTGGTCGAAGTCGAGCGCCTGCTCGGTCATCTTGCGGTAGATGCCGTAAAAATGCTTGAAACGCCACGACACCTGCCCCATGATTTTTTCCTTCAGCATCAGCTCGCGCGTCTGGGCGCAAAGGCTGTTGATGAACTTGTCCAGCTCCTCCTGCCGCTCTTTCATCAGGCCGTCGATCCGCTTGTACTCGAACGGCATCAGGTACTTGAAAGCGATATTCTCCAGTTCCACCTTGATCCAGTGCAACCCGAGGCGGCTGGCCAGCGGAGCGTAGATGTCCATCGTCTCCTGCGAGATGAACTTCTGCTTCTGCGGGGGAATGTAATCGAGCGTCCGCATATTGTGGAGGCGGTCGGCCAGCTTGATGAGAACCACGCGCAGGTCGGTGCTCATGGCCAGTATCATCTTGCGCACGTTCTCGGCCTGCGATTCCTCCCGGCTGGCGAAGGTGAGGCGGCTCAGCTTGGTCAGCCCCTCCACCAGCCGCAACACCTCCTCGCCGAAGAGGGCGCGGATGCGGACGGGGTCGGCTTCGGTGTCCTCCAGCGTGTCGTGCATCAGCCCGGCGGCGACCGAAGCGGTATCCATCTTCATTTTGGTGAGAATGAGCGCCACCTGCATCGGGTGGTTCATGTACGGTTCGCCGGAGAGGCGCACCTGCCCCTTGTGCGCCGCCGAGGCAAACGCATAGGCCCCCAGTATTTTGTCGACATCGCCGTCCGGCTGGTATTCCCGGACGGCGTCGATGATCTCCTCCAGGTGAATCGCCCGAAGCGCCTGCATCAGATCACCTCTTCCCGCGTCCGGGTCAGCCGCCGGGGGGACGGGCCGTAAAAGCAGACGACCGTGAGATCGCCCGTGCCGCGGTTTATCACCGCGTGCGGCACTCCCTTGGGGATATTGACGGTGGCATTGCGCGGGCGGAGCGTTTTATTCCGGCCGTTGTGGCGGATGACCACC is part of the Nitrospinota bacterium genome and encodes:
- a CDS encoding bifunctional (p)ppGpp synthetase/guanosine-3',5'-bis(diphosphate) 3'-pyrophosphohydrolase encodes the protein MQALRAIHLEEIIDAVREYQPDGDVDKILGAYAFASAAHKGQVRLSGEPYMNHPMQVALILTKMKMDTASVAAGLMHDTLEDTEADPVRIRALFGEEVLRLVEGLTKLSRLTFASREESQAENVRKMILAMSTDLRVVLIKLADRLHNMRTLDYIPPQKQKFISQETMDIYAPLASRLGLHWIKVELENIAFKYLMPFEYKRIDGLMKERQEELDKFINSLCAQTRELMLKEKIMGQVSWRFKHFYGIYRKMTEQALDFDQIYDLIGVRIITNSLLDCYKVLGLVHSKWKPIPGKFKDYIALPKENMYQSIHTTVLTHTGRRVEFQIRTMQMHRNSEDGVAAHFRYKEGKRPPAKDDENFIWVKRLLELGLSVDNSEEFIDNLKMDLFPNEVYVFTPKQEVKAFPAGATPIDFAYAIHTHVGNHFLGALVNGKPVPPDYPLRNGDVVEVLTSNEQHPVRDWLKIAVTSHGRAKIKAYIRGAQKVESLRLGSEIVENELRRHGLDPAAYWTKDAMEAAALALGFKNAEVMLDRVGVSSLSAYTVLHKLLPPEKWRAVEERRKNYIASVTENLGVRVGDIHDMLIRFAGCCNPVPGDPILGYISAGHGLVIHAKSCPSLKSLEADPERLLEARWETAAKKQMRPVRILIKSLNRPGILARVSAAIAECEANIASAAVTASNPMEGDLDLTVEIEDLNHLQRILGAVRKLDGIRSVERIMDARRAEKR